The DNA window CGCAGCAGCTACTTTCACCGTTTTACAGGCCGACGTCGACTCTAATgagctctttgtgtttctccGAATGTTGAACGAAGTTGGAAACCGATGACGCGTTTTAAAGTTGCTGTTCCAACCAGAGCGACGTGATTGGCTGCTTCACTGTATTAAGTTGATTCACTGCGAATCTTTGGGTTAAAATCCACATTATGTCACCGGTGGAGCTGAAAGAACTCATCGATTCATCATTTAGTAAGTCGTCAGAAAGTTAATCTTTTTTTGGAATAAGGTGAAtaagatatttgaagacgtcaGCTTGGTCTTCACTGTGTTGGACgtcacagttttctgacatttaatagaacAAACAATCCATCGTTAgagaaaataatggttagttgcagccctgagtCAAGTCTAAAGTTGTCAAATGAATGATTCGGGTCTTCTGGTTACAGGTAGAGCTGAAATATTAGAGTTTTATTTGGATGCTAAAACCTTAAACACGATATTCTTAGAGCTCAGGTAGACACACGTCTGACAAACTCTCAATCtgtcattttggattttgtttcGGACTAATTTCCCATCATAGTGTTTACTAGTCTGGTTTCTCTCTGCGGGGAAATGTGCGCTTGTGTTTGTGCTTCGGTTCGTCAGCGTGATCGTCGCCTCAGTTTAACTGTTTACTGTCGGGGTTGCTGCCTCTCAGGCTGCCTGTCAGGAAATCCGGTAGTCGAACGTGTCCTTCTCCATGTAGTCCGTCCAGGTGGAGGACGGCATGCTGCGGTACGGGTCCAGGAGGATCCGGAAACAGCGGACAATCAGCAGGCccaggaagatgaagaggatgaggacGAAGACGAAGGCCGCCCTCTGCTCGAGGGTGAGGAAGGAGGCGGACGccgaggaggacgaggaggaggacaagTCTGATTCAGAAGCGGAGAAGGTGCTGCTGTAGAGGTCGTCGGTCATGTTGGGATGGAGAATGATTGGTTGGTTCAGatgatcttcttcttcttctgtccaaTAAGAAACAGTCTGCAGGTGAACATCGTCCTTGTAGAAGAagagagtcagagaggagaaggcctgcaagaaaaaaacatcatgtatTAAGGACACGTATTCATTAAAAAGTaccaaaaataatcaataatagataataaattgTCCCTCAGATGGAGCCCTGAGGGACACCATCGACTGTCGACCTGTGGACGAGGAGCTGCACCAACATCCTGATAATTTATCTGTTTTAACAATAGTGgggataaaaatataaattttgtcaataaaatctaaaatcttcatcctctggagagcAAGAATGAGATCAGGATCAAATATTCTGAGACATCTTGTTTAAAATTTGTAAATTGTGGCTTCATGTTGTCACGAGAGTCAAAATATCACAGCAACCTGCCCGATATCATTCAGGATATGTGTGTTGTCTTCATTAATCAGTTGCTGTTTTATAAGTAAATATCTCCAAACTCTTTCTAACTtcagtgttttctctttgttgtcCTGGTGCCAGCAGTCTGTGGGTGGGACTGTGggtgtcatttgtttttaaacagaTCCTTCTGGAAAGAAGCTCTTCATTTGCTTCCCACATGCAGATTAAAGCCAAATTCGACTGGCTTCAAATGTTCActggctttttatttttttatttttcagtctgtctctttctgtgtccaaaacctgaaaataCATTTAGGTGAAGTTTGGTGGAAGGAGCCTTCACATGCATCAAAAACTaaacagtaaaaactaaacagtaaaaatgacaatttgtttGGGGTCTTATGTGCCGCGTAACCTCTTGTGAACATTGatttcctgtgtttcattttgtgtgtagATTAAACAAGcgagatacaacatgttaatcaatgaactttagaggtgttggCAGGTGGATtgtgttacctttggacagagccaggctagctgtttccctctgtttccattctttatgctaagctaagctaatcagctgctagctgtagcttcatatttataaGAGAGAAATATCAACCTGACGAAAGAAAGCAAACAattatatttcacaaaatgtcaaacttttcctttaagaaataacacatttaatagCTGCTTTCAATcgaacacagacaccgacacgcccctccagctgctgtcaatcaaacacagacaccgacacgcccttccagctgctgtcaatcaaacaccgACACGCccttccagctgctgtcaatcaaacacctacacgcccctccagctgctgtcaatcaaacaccgacaccgacacacccctccagctgctgtcaatcaaacaccgACACGCccttccagctgctgtcaatcaaacacctacacgcccctccagctgctgtcaatcaaacacagacaccgacacacccctccagctgctgtcaatcaaacaccgACACGCccttccagctgctgtcaatcaaacacctACACGCCCTTCCAgctcctgtcaatcaaacacctACACGCccttccagctgctgtcaatcaaacacctACACGCccttccagctgctgtcaatcaaacacagacacctacacgcccttccagctgctgtcaatcaaacacagacacctacacgcccttccagctgctgtcaatcaaacacagacacctacacgcccttccagctgctgtcaatcaaacacaaacaccgaAACAAAAgtagcatttctgatattttcccaaagactgtttttaattataataatacaaaactattaactgtacattttaaaaacatgttgacattatgggatgattaaatgtgatttcagtttaaAACAACGAGTTCTCAGGATGCAAAGTTCTACCTGAAAGCCACCTGATCAAGAAAACCCCATTTAAAATGTGACAGGATTTTGATTAAAGATGCCTTTTATTTTGACAGATAAATGAGAACTTTACTGTACATCAGTGTTGTTAATTAGAATATGAAAACTTTGAACCTCAGTATCTAAAAAACAGAATCTGATCATTCAGAAATGACCTTTAGTTTCTGCTTCTTCTGATCAGAACTCGATGTTTGATATGAGAACTGATGTTATGTCTCTTTACATGCTGATCACTTTTAACGAGTCGACTGCAGGACGTCTGTGGAGGATTTGCTGAGTCGGCACATTTAAACCGTCTCCTCCCACCCTGTTTAATATTTCACTGCCCCTCTgctcaaatattttttatgcagtTCAGCCTCACTTTCTGTAGTTCTGCAGcaaacagacttcagatttTTAACATTCAGCTCACTCGTTCGTGTCCGGCCTGGAGAGAAATTAATCCCTTAAAACTGCTGTTATTATTTACAGATTAATTGGAGGCCATTTTGAGCTGATTCATCGTTGtagagaggaaacacacacacacacacacacacctgaacacacacacactctcttctTTATAATGCAGGAAATAAAATCCCAGAGTCCCTccaggctgctgctggtgcAGCCTCTGAAAATGTGTGAGAACCCAAAAAAGTAATTAGATTTGATGGAAAACAGCAGGCTGACCTCAGAGGTGTCACTCTCACTATGAGAAGTCAACACAGCGTACCGGACCGAAGCCTTTGAAGAGACATCTCCATAAAAtcaaagaaatgtaaaaaagtttCTCTGAGAAGTTATGAACtcagcggggggggggggggggggggggggggtcagagaACGTCACTGTgctcacttcttcttcttcttcttcttcttctcacccTGTTTcaaagtgtaaaataaacacTTGAAGGTGTTTCTGCGGCAATTTAACCGTGTAATGAAGAGCAGTTCAGTGAAGTTAAAGGGCCaatccactgattttacacataatgGAAACTGTTTTATTACGTCTCTGGAGAAGCTCTGTGAGGTCGATTGAAaggaaattaatctgcaactattttgagaACTGATGAATCCTTTTAGTCAtctttcaaacaaaaaacaaaaatctgctggttccagattctcagatgtgaagatttgctgcttttcttctttgCAGCGATAGAAGAAGTATTGAGATATTTGACTTAAtgatcccttccagacatgttttaggatatatatataaaatactttgaCTAATGATTGTGTCTGGTACGTTTTTTCCACAcgaaaaagttaaattaccacattaaaatccttaaaattgcATCTCctgcttctccctcattaaaactCCAGAATCTAAAATATgcaaagttttcctgctggacaccagatgtctcctcctaACAGTCCGTCCTCAGTGATTGTGcactggaagcttcaagtttccacatttcACACTTTGTGTCAGCTGAATATTGGAttatgattggctccaaactattagtgatgtcacaaatcaaagGCCCCGCCCccttaaaaatctgatttttaatgagctcagagaaactttcctccttcagcagaatgaaaacaaactctgcaagaagaagaagaagaagaagaagaagaagaagacgggACTTTAGCTGATACCGAGGGTGTGGATTAGGTTTGGTGGACTTGCTCTCTATCTCACTTTTCATCGTTCATCACATtaagagcctgactctgcacAGTGTTCACTATTTTGAATGGgcaagaataataataaagagattttttacattttattttttgatataTATCTGAgactaaaattattatttaaaatcatCATGATaggaaataaatgtgtaataaccTGAAGGTAACGTGCTGTAATAATTAAGGGGACACTTGAATCACACATCAGATGTTGATTAACGAATTATTCAACCTGAATAAAATCTTTACTGATGTACATTGTATAATTTGTTGAGAACTAAATGACGTAACAACAGTCAGTGGAAACCAGTAACATCAACCCAGTGAGAGCACAGCTGATGTGACTCAGTTGTGTGTTTGGCCCCCGAGAGCCTGTATTCACTCCCGACATCGTCTGGCCATCTCCAGACTCTTTCACGCCTGTCACATGTGCTCAGTGTGAACCTGCTGTCATCTGCTGAGAGAACGGGGCACCAGTGGTGGACCTGCCAGTTCTGGTGTTCTCTGGTGAATGCCGATCAAGCCGCACAGTTCTGGGCTGTGAGCACAGGTCCCACTAGAGGACATGGGGCCCTCATGCCGTCTGTTTCTGACGGTTTGGCCAGAAACCAGCAGCCTGCTGGAGGTCATTCTGTTGGACTCTAGAgtgctcctcctgctcctcctgctcctcctgctcctcctgctcctcctcacaTAAAGGAGCAGATACTGGTCTACGACCCTGTCCAGCTCTCCTCGTGTAACAGCCGGTCTCCTGGTATCTCCTCCTGAGACTGCTGGGAGATTACTCAAAGATGCTTTGCATAAGTTAAAAGgatcattaaaaacaatttaataaataaatataaaataataattaatcagtTCTAAAAAGGTGAGTTTTAACTGTATTAGcaaattttagcatgctaacatgctaaaccaaCACAGTAAACATGGTAAACTTTAACATGCTAGCATTATCGCTacgagcatgttagcatgctgatgttagtaTTTAGCTCaagtacaacctcacagagctgctagcatgttAGCTGCGGACTGTTTAGAGCGTGAGTCCTTTCAGCAAACACCCGAACACAACAGGAAGTTGAAGGTTTTCCTGTTCACTTCAATACAGCCAGAGTTGATCTCAGCAGCATCTAGTGGACGTTAAGAGGAACTGCAGCTGACACGTTCACTGTCACCTCGTTTATTTGGAcgctgtgtttcttttgttgacgccccccccccccctgacgctgactctgattggctgcttttttatttatttattcttcctAATCTGGACAGTCGTGATAAAACCTCTCCAGGTTGATAAATGGTGCAATTACATCAGGTGCAGTGTCGCCATGGTGACGGCTGCCAACTTCCATAGCCTAATCAGTCCGGGCTGTGAGAGCCTGGCAACCATGGCAACCGCAGCACGCGCTGTGGTCACTGGGgcctcatcacacacacacacacacacacacacacacacacacacacacacacacacacacacacacacacacacaatgacataaCTCCCTAAACTCTTCATCTCAACCCTAAAACCATCATCTTCAAACTGCCCGTTGAAGGTCTGTcccagtgacatcactggtTACTCTGGTTACGCAGCCGTCAGCTCGTCAGTTTCCTTTAATGGTGAATTATAAACAGGAGAAGAAGATTATATGTGCAGCACATTCACTTCATCTTTTACCTTTAAGAACATGTTTTAATACAACAGGAAGCtacttttctcttctttttgagAGTTTTTGAAGCTGATTGAGGCTCCAAACTGGAAGTGAAGTGATTTACTTTACTGGTTTTTGGTTTGGGTTTTctgttctatttttattgttttatgtgcatgtttatgtctttgtgtctgtttttaatctttaaagTTTCCAAACGCTGCGTCTGATTATTCAACACACGAAGAACGAAGGATTTACACATCAAACCTGAACTGGACCAGCTGATCCCCGAGGTTAGCACGCTAGctaggaggaggaagaggaggaggaggaggagagaggaagaggaggaggaggaggagaggaggaggaggaggaagaggaggaggaggaggagagaggaagaggaggaagaggaggaggaggaggaagaggaggaggaggaggaggaagaggaagaggaggaggagagaagaggaagaggagtaagagcaggagaagaggaagaggaggaggagaggagaggacgaggagaggagaggacgaggaggaggacaaggaggAGGATGTTGTAGTgaaaagtgaacaaaaacaagcttccatgttgttttggtttgttaaatgtttaacGAGGAAcgttttcctttcatttctgtttcacaataaaagcc is part of the Thunnus albacares chromosome 19, fThuAlb1.1, whole genome shotgun sequence genome and encodes:
- the LOC122970129 gene encoding cortexin-2-like — translated: MTDDLYSSTFSASESDLSSSSSSSASASFLTLEQRAAFVFVLILFIFLGLLIVRCFRILLDPYRSMPSSTWTDYMEKDTFDYRIS